The Solea senegalensis isolate Sse05_10M linkage group LG9, IFAPA_SoseM_1, whole genome shotgun sequence genome has a segment encoding these proteins:
- the crot gene encoding peroxisomal carnitine O-octanoyltransferase has product MANVLSESLPEQTFQYQSSLPPLPVPSLESSLNKYLDAVHPFASEEEFKATVDVVRKFQEGVGKELHQKLLQRAKTKKNWLEKWWLDSAYLEVRVPSQLNVNFAGPGPYLEHWWPPAEGVYLQRASLNAWFTLQYWDLIRTEKLAPQKAGKVPLDMDQFRMLFCTCKVPGVQKDTIYNYFSTEREGPCPSHLVVMCHGRIFTFDAICDGQILTPPELLRQLSYIKERCEREPEGEGVAALTSEERTRWAKAREHLISIDPHNKTILETIQSSLFIISLDETKPYSTPENYTNLTLEALTGNPTIRWGDKSYNAVVFSDGTFGSICDHAPYDAMVLVSMCWYLDQQIKATEGKWKGSDAVRPMPLPEELVFTVDSQVQRDISLAKKQYMETAQDLQILCYAFTAFGKAAIRQKKLHPDTFVQLAVQLAYYRIHKGPGSCYETAMTRKFYHGRTETMRPCTQEAVNWCKAMLDPTCDVSAKRKAMLLAFHRHNTLMAEAQEGRGFDRHLFGLYLIAKEEGRPTPELFMDPLYTKSGGGGNFVLSSSLVGYTTVLGAVAPMVHHGYGFFYRIRDDRIVISMSAWKSCHQTDACTLFNNFSSSMHEMLHVATMSQL; this is encoded by the exons ATGGCAAATGTTTTGTCAGAGTCTCTGCCAGAGCAGACCTTTCAGTACCAAAGCAGTCTGCCACCCCTACCTGTGCCGTCACTGGAGAGCAGCCTTAACAAATACCTGGATGCAG TTCATCCATTTGCATCAGAGGAAGAGTTTAAGGCAACTGTGGACGTTGTGAGGAAATTCCAAGAAGGTGTTGGCAAAGAGTTGCACCAGAAACTACTGCAGAGAGCCAAGACAAAGAAGAATTGG TTGGAAAAATGGTGGTTAGACTCAGCATACCTGGAAGTCCGCGTGCCCTCTCAGCTGAATGTGAACTTTGCTGGTCCAGGGCCCTACCTGGAGCACTGGTGGCCTCCTGCAGAGGGAGTTTATCTTCAGAGAGCCAGTCTTAATGCATGGTTTACACTACAGTACTGGGACCTGATCCGCAC AGAGAAGCTGGCTCCACAGAAAGCTGGGAAAGTACCTTTAGATATGGACCAGTTCAGAATGCTGTTCTGTACCTGTAAAGTGCCTGGAGTACAAAAGGACACTATTTACAACTATTTTAGCACAG AGCGTGAGGGTCCGTGCCCCTCCCATTTGGTAGTGATGTGTCATGGACGGATCTTCACATTTGATGCGATTTGTGATGGACAGATCCTCACTCCTCCTGAACTGCTCAG GCAGCTGAGCTACATAAAGGAGCGCTGTGAGCGAGAgccagagggagagggagtggCTGCTCTCACCTCAGAGGAGAGGACTCGGTGGGCAAAG GCCAGGGAGCATCTAATAAGCATCGATCCACACAACAAGACCATCCTTGAAACAATTCAGAGCAGCCTGTTCATCATATCTCTGGATGAAACCAAACCCTACTCCACTCCAGAGAACTACACTAAT CTTACTCTTGAAGCACTTACAGGCAACCCCACCATTCGATGGGGTGATAAGTCGTACAATGCAGTCGTGTTCTCAGACGGCACTTTTGGATCCATTTGTGAT catgCTCCATATGATGCCATGGTTCTGGTGTCTATGTGTTGGTATTTGGATCAGCAAATCAAAGCTACAGAAGGCAAATGGAAG GGCTCAGATGCCGTCAGACCAATGCCCCTTCCTGAGGAGCTGGTTTTTACTGTGGACAGTCAAGTCCAGCGTGACATCAGCCTGGCCAAAAAGCAATACATGGAGACC GCACAGGATCTGCAGATTTTGTGTTACGCTTTCACTGCGTTTGGAAAAGCAGCCATCAGACAGAAGAAGCTACATCCTGATACCTTTGTTCAGCTGGCAGTGCAGCTGGCTTACTACAGAATACACAAAGG GCCAGGAAGTTGCTATGAGACTGCAATGACTCGCAAGTTCTACCACGGCAGGACGGAGACGATGAGACCGTGCACCCAGGAGGCTGTGAACTGGTGTAAAGCCATGTTGGACCCAACATGTGAC GTTAGCGCCAAGAGGAAAGCCATGCTGTTGGCCTTCCATCGACACAACACACTTATGGCTGAAGCCCAGGAAGGACGAG GTTTTGACCGACATCTCTTTGGTCTGTATCTTATTGCCAAAGAGGAGGGACGTCCCACTCCAGAACTCTTCATGGACCCACTCTACACAAAGAG tggtggtggtggtaacTTTGTGCTGTCGTCCAGTCTGGTTGGATACACCACTGTTCTGGGAGCTGTGGCTCCCATGGTGCACCACGGCTACGGCTTCTTCTACCGCATCAGAGATGACAG GATTGTGATATCCATGTCAGCGTGGAAATCCTGTCATCAGACAGACGCCTGCACACTGTTCAACAACTTCTCGAGCTCCATGCACGAGATGCTTCACGTGGCCACCATGTCTCAGCTTTGA
- the nmt2 gene encoding glycylpeptide N-tetradecanoyltransferase 2, with the protein MAEDSESAASQQSLELDDQDTCGIDGDNEEENEHMQGSPGGDLGAKRKKKKQKRKKEKPSSGGAKSDSASDSQEIKNPVLPIQKLQDIQRAMELLSCQGPAKSIDEAAKHKYQFWDTQPVPKLNEVVTSHGPIEGDKENIRQEPYSLPQGFMWDTLDLSNADVLKELYTLLNENYVEDDDNMFRFDYSPNFLKWALRPPGWLSQWHCGVRVSSNKKLVGFISAIPADIRIYDSLKRMVEINFLCVHKKLRSKRVAPVLIREITRRVNLEGIFQAVYTAGVVLPKPVSTCRYWHRSLNPRKLVEVKFSHLSRNMTLQRTMKLYRLPDSTKTPGLRLMDRRDVRQVTELLQKYLKRFQLAPSMGEEEVAHWFLPQDNIIDTYVVEGAGGVLTDFTSFYTLPSTVMHHPLHRSLKAAYSFYSVHTQTPLLDLMNDSLILAKLKGFDVFNALDLMENKVFLEKLKFGIGDGNLQYYLYNWKCPPMDPDKVGLVLQ; encoded by the exons ATGGCGGAGGACAGTGAATCCGCGGCCAGTCAGCAGAGCCTGGAGCTGGACGACCAGGACACCTGCGGCATAGACGGAGACAACGAAGAGGAGAATGAGCATATGCAGGG GAGTCCAGGTGGAGACTTAGGGgccaagaggaagaagaagaagcagaagaggaagaaagagaagccAAGCTCAGGGGGAGCCAAGTCGGACTCTGCCTCAGACTCTCAGGAGATAAAG aaCCCTGTTTTGCCCATTCAGAAGTTGCAGGATATCCAAAGAGCCATGGAGCTTCTTTCCTGCCAGGGTCCAGCTAAGAGCATTGATGAGGCAGCCAAACACAAGTACCAGTTTTGGGACACTCAGCCTGTGCCAAAGCTAA ATGAAGTAGTGACGAGTCATGGGCCAATTGAAggtgacaaagaaaacatcagaCAGGAGCCATATTCTTTACCTCAAGGCTTTATGTGGGATACGCTGGATCTCAGCAATGCAGATGTA ttGAAAGAGCTATACACTCTGTTAAATGAAAATTATGTGGAGGACGATGACAACATGTTCAGATTTGATTATTCACCAAATTTTCTCAAATG GGCACTGCGTCCACCTGGATGGTTATCACAGTGGCATTGTGGTGTGCGAGTGTCCTCAAATAAGAAGCTTGTTGGCTTCATCAGTGCCATCCCTGCAGATATACGCATCTATGACTC GCTAAAGAGGATGGTAGAAATCAACTTCCTGTGTGTCCATAAGAAGCTGCGTTCAAAGCGTGTTGCTCCTGTGCTCATCAGAGAGATCACAAGGAGGGTGAACTTAGAAGGAATATTTCAGGCAGTCTACACAGCAGGAGTGGTGCTGCCTAAACCTGTGTCCACATGCAG GTATTGGCATCGTTCTTTGAACCCCCGAAAACTTGTGGAAGTTAAATTTTCCCACTTGAGCAGAAACATGACGCTGCAAAGAACCATGAAACTCTACAGACTACCAGAT AGCACCAAAACTCCTGGTCTGCGGCTCATGGACAGACGTGATGTCCGCCAGGTCACCGAGCTGCTTCAGAAATACCTAAAACGTTTTCAGCTCGCACCTTCTATGGGCGAAGAGGAGGTGGCCCACTGGTTTTTGCCACAGGACAACATAATTGACACATATGTAGTAGAG GGTGCTGGTGGTGTTCTGACAGATTTCACTAGTTTCTACACTCTACCCTCGACTGTGATGCATCACCCTCTCCATAGGAGTCTGAAGGCTGCTTACTCCTTTTACAGTGTTCATACACAAACCCCGCTACTGGATTTAATGAATGACTCACTGATCCTGGCTAAACTG AAAGGTTTCGATGTGTTCAATGCCTTGGATTTAATGGAGAATAAGGTGTTTCTGGAGAAGCTCAAGTTTGGCATAGGAGATGGAAATCTGCAGTATTACCTCTACAACTGGAAGTGTCCCCCCATGGACCCTGATAAG gTTGGTCTCGTCCTTCAGTAG
- the rpp38 gene encoding ribonuclease P protein subunit p38 — protein MATPRKQSKKETKKYIPTKTSLTSPFTPTWSPLPQEDMQFILKTLKDKLTSMGLEKKEVKFFQPWRKKKEQKVAAVMTEPAVQAQDAPKNGWTDVAARRQLAIGINEVTKALERNELKLVLVCKSVKPSHMTSHLIPLSATRGVPACQVPRLSLSVSEPLGLKSVLALGFRQCPSSGEEVFNDTVDAIMPRVPPLNVAWLPVKAPTLTPEGPEDAEETETGDKRGQKRKMASEGEEVTVSPSSCSLLPLTVKKIVPNPAKQRKSKVKKK, from the coding sequence ATGGCCACTCCAAGAAAGCAAAGTAAAAAGGAAACTAAAAAGTACATTCCAACTAAGACGtctctcacctcacccttcaCCCCGACATGGAGCCCACTCCCTCAGGAAGACATGCAGTTCATCCTAAAAACCCTGAAGGACAAGCTGACCTCCATGGGTCTTGAAAAGAAGGAGGTGAAATTTTTCCAGCcatggaggaaaaagaaggagCAGAAAGTTGCTGCTGTCATGACAGAACCTGCTGTCCAGGCACAGGATGCTCCCAAAAACGGCTGGACAGATGTGGCAGCCAGACGACAGCTAGCTATTGGCATCAACGAAGTCACCAAGGCTCTGGAGAGAAATGAGCTCAAGCTGGTGCTGGTGTGCAAGTCTGTCAAACCCAGTCACATGACGAGTCACCTGATTCCGCTGAGTGCAACGAGGGGAGTGCCGGCGTGCCAGGTGCCTCGTCTGAGTTTGAGCGTGTCTGAGCCACTGGGGCTGAAAAGTGTCCTCGCACTGGGATTCAGACAGTGTCCCTCCAGTGGTGAGGAGGTCTTCAATGACACTGTTGATGCCATTATGCCCAGAGTACCTCCACTCAATGTTGCATGGCTACCTGTTAAAgcacccactctcacacctgaGGGTCCTGAAGAcgcagaggagacagagactgGAGACAAGAGAGGACAGAAAAGGAAGATGGCGAGTGAAGGTGAGGAGGTCACAgtgtctccctcctcctgctctctgctgcctctcacAGTGAAGAAAATAGTTCCCAACCCtgcaaagcaaagaaaaagtaaagttaAGAAGAAATAG
- the acbd7 gene encoding acyl-CoA-binding domain-containing protein 7 yields MSLQAEFDKMAGDVKNVKTKPTDQELLDLYGLYKQATVGDVNTDRPGLFDMKGKAKWDAWDSRKGMSKDDAMSAYVALGKEIIGKYGI; encoded by the exons ATGTCTCTTCAG GCAGAGTTTGACAAGATGGCGGGGGATGTGAAGAACGTGAAGACGAAGCCCACGGACCAGGAGTTGCTGGACCTCTATGGCCTTTACAAGCAGGCGACGGTTGGAGATGTTAACACCG ATCGACCAGGATTGTTTGACATGAAAGGAAAAGCCAAGTGGGACGCCTGGGACTCCAGGAAAG GAATGTCCAAGGATGATGCCATGTCAGCCTACGTTGCCCTAGGGAAGGAAATCATTGGCAAATATGGGATATGA